The proteins below are encoded in one region of Aquisphaera giovannonii:
- a CDS encoding bestrophin-like domain, giving the protein MFYWIYDVPTHQLALLIAGTFVGFFWIGCILVRPILRLFVRSRSGTNDIVGYVLSCFGVFYGLLLGLIAVAAYQNFSQVEASVSSEVNALTALYQDCRSYPEPHAQNLQWLLRDYCRSVIKYSWPLQRRGLIPQGGRVRLVAFQEKLREFNPQTKADEIHHAETLRQFNTFIALRQSRLNAVTTGIPAVMWYVVIVGAVINLAMVWMFEMRFITQLVLGGLLAFFLGTMIFLIAAMDNPFRGEVSVSPEPFENLYKIMIEETE; this is encoded by the coding sequence ATGTTCTACTGGATCTATGATGTCCCGACCCATCAGCTGGCCCTCTTGATCGCGGGAACATTCGTCGGCTTCTTCTGGATCGGCTGCATCCTGGTCCGTCCCATCCTGCGGTTGTTCGTGCGGTCGCGGTCCGGCACCAACGACATCGTCGGCTATGTCCTCTCCTGCTTCGGCGTGTTCTACGGCCTGCTGCTCGGCCTGATCGCGGTCGCCGCGTATCAGAATTTCAGCCAGGTCGAAGCCAGCGTCTCGAGCGAGGTGAACGCGCTCACCGCGCTCTACCAGGACTGCAGGAGCTACCCGGAACCCCACGCACAGAACCTCCAGTGGCTCCTCCGCGACTATTGCCGCTCCGTCATCAAGTACTCCTGGCCGCTCCAGCGAAGAGGCTTGATCCCGCAGGGTGGCAGGGTCAGGCTTGTCGCGTTCCAGGAGAAGCTCCGTGAATTCAACCCTCAGACCAAGGCCGACGAGATCCACCACGCCGAGACGCTCCGACAGTTCAACACCTTCATCGCGCTCCGACAGTCGCGACTGAACGCGGTGACGACCGGGATCCCCGCCGTGATGTGGTATGTCGTGATCGTGGGCGCCGTCATCAATCTCGCGATGGTCTGGATGTTCGAAATGCGGTTCATCACGCAACTCGTCCTGGGCGGGCTGCTCGCCTTCTTCCTGGGGACCATGATCTTCCTGATCGCCGCCATGGACAACCCATTCCGGGGCGAGGTAAGCGTCTCTCCCGAGCCGTTCGAGAACCTATACAAGATCATGATCGAAGAGACCGAGTAG